GCCCGGCGGCTCCGGCGGCGCCGCGTTGGCCGCCGCGCCCACCGCGTGGCCGGGGCCGCCCGTCGGGGGCTGGCGCTCCAGATCCACCACGTCGGCGACGACGCAGGTGATGTTGTCGGGGCCGCCGCCCCGGTTCGCCAGGTCGATCAGCTGCCGGACGGCCTGCTCGGGGTCGTCGATGTCGGTGAGCACCTGGAAGATCGTCTCCGCCGTGACGACGCCCGACAGGCCGTCCGAGCACAGCAGGTACCGGTCGCCGGCCTTCGCCTCGCGCAGCGACAGGTCCGGGTCGACCTCGCCGCGGCCGTCCAGCGCCCGCAGCAGCAGCGAGCGCTGCGGGTGCGAGGCCGCCTCGTCCGGGCTGATCCGCCCCTCGTCGACCAGGGACTGCACCAGCGTGTGGTCGTGCGTGATCTGGAACAGGCTGCCGTCGCGCAGCAGGTAGGCGCGCGAGTCCCCGATGTGCACCAGCGCGACCTGGTTGCCCGCCCACAGCATCGCCGTCAGCGTCGTCCCCATGCCCTGCAGGGCCGGGTCGGACTCCACGATGCGGTGCAGGTTGTCGTTCGCCGTCTTGACCGTGTGCTCCAGCGCGGCCAGCAGCTCGGTCGCCGGGAGGTCCTTGTCGAGCGCCCGCAGCGCCTCGATGGCCGCGGCGCTCGCGATCTCGCCGCCGACGTGCCCGCCCATCCCGTCGGCCACCGCGAGCAGGTGCGCGCCCGCGTACGCCGAGTCCTCGTTGCCCTCGCGCAGCATGCCGACGTCGGAGCGCGCGGCGTAGCGGATTCCCAGAGTCATTTGCGCAGCTCGATCACGGTCTTGCCGATACGGACGGGAACGCCCGGGGGAACCGGCATCGGCCGGCTCACCTTCGTGCGTCCGAGATACGTCCCATTGGTCGAGCCGAGATCTTCCACGATCCACTGACCGTCCTGCGCGAAAAGTCGGGCATGCCGGCTCGAAGCGTAGTCGTCGGTCACGACGAGCGTGGCGTCATTGGCCCGGCCGATGGTGATGGGCACCCCCGTGAGGTCGATGACGGTGCCGGCCCGTTCGCCCTGGACGACCACGAGCTTGGACGGGGCGCCGTGCTGGGCGCTGTGCTGCGGCCGCGGCGGCTTCGGCTGCCTCGCCGCCCGGGGGGGACGGGGCTGGGACGCGCGCGCGGCCGCCTTCGACGCGGCCTTCGACCCGAACAGGTCGGCCCTGATCACGCCGACGGCCGCGATGACGAACAGCCACAGCACCGCGAGGAACGCCAGCTTGATCAGCGTGAGGGTGAATGGGGACATCGGAGTCGGGGTTACTCCCTATCGCGGCGGAACACAAGAGTGGTGCGGCCCATCGTGACCCGGGAGCCGTCGACCAGCGTGACCCGCCGGATCGGCTGCCCGTTCACGAACGAGCCGTTGGTCGACCCTAGATCCACGAGAGCGATTTCGGGACCTTCTACGCGGATCTCGGCATGGTGCCGTGACACGCCGGGGTCGACGAGGCGCAGGTCGCAGTCGGTCCCGCGGCCCAGCAGGGTCACGGGAGTGTTGATCTCATAGGTGCGCTGAGTCGTGTCGGATCCCTCCACCGCCGTGGTCACCAGCAGCCGCGGATGCCCCCCGAACACCCCGCCCCGACCGCCCTGCGGCACGTCGCTCACCGGCCGGCGGATCTCCCCGCCCTCGACCGTCGAGCCCCGGATCACCCCCGACCTGATGCGGAACATGCCCGTGGCGAGGTCTCCCGCGTTCTCGAACCGCACGCGCACCGGACCCACGAAGGAGTACCCCTGCTCCTTCGCGTACTCGCGCGCGAGATTCGCCAGCTCCTGGCTCAGGCTGTCGGCGTACACCTGGAGCCGCTGCCCGTCCTGCTGAGAGATCTCCACGACGAAGTCGTTCGGCACGAGCGTGCGGCCCTGTGCCACGATCGCCGCCCGATCGTCCATCTCGCGCTGCACAGCGCTGGCCACCTCGACCGGCTGCAGTTCGGACTTGAATGCACGGGCGAAGGCCCCTTCGACCATGCCCTCAAGCCGTCGCTCGAAGCGCTGAATGACGCCCACGGGCACCTCCCTTCCCCACTGGTAGACGATCGTATCGGTGCGAAGGTTCGCTCGACGTATCTGGATACCTAACCACCCCCGACCCCGTGCTAGCCTTTTCAGGCACCCGGAAACGGGACGGCACCCACGGGCGGGTGGCGGAACGGCAGACGCGCACGGTTCAGGTCCGTGTGTCCGAAAGGATGTGAGGGTTCAAATCCCTCCTCGCCCACCGCGGGGTAGTGACGCAAGTCCTTCCCTAACAGTGACGGAAAGAGCCCCCCGGCGACAAGCTGGGGGGCTCTTCCGCTTCCCGGAGGCCTCACCTGGCCCACGAGGGCCACGACCACCCGATCCCGGGAGCATCTGAAGCCCATGGACCCGCGTCGAGCACCTTCAGGGCATGCCCGTAGAGGTGCTGGTCATGTGGCCGGTGGTACTGGTGATGTCGCCGAACCGTCCTCTGTCTCCCCTTGACCGCGCCGACGGTTCAGCCGGCGAGACCGGCTCGTCGTAGCAGCTTCAGCCAGTCGTCGTACTCCACCAACTCGTCGTCGATCAACGTAAGGCGTGCGTATTCCGGAGTGGCCAACCGTTCCAGGAAGAACGCCTCCAGCCCGGGCGCGAGCCGCTCGAAGCGCTCCGCGTCGACCCACTCCCAGTGCTCGTCCGGGATACCGAGGATGCCGCTGCCCGCGCGGTCGAGGAAGACCGGTGTGTCGCCGATCAACCCGACGCAGAACAGCTTCTCCGGGGACAGATCCAGCGGGGAGTCGACCACCGGCCCGCAGTAGAACTGGTGCTCCTCGGCCTCCTCCAAGCCGAAGAGCTGCACGGACGGCCCGCAGCTCACACCGTTCAGCACCCGGCAGAAGTCCAGGAACTCCCGGGGCACCCCGTCGGCCTCCGCGGCGGCGGCCGTCTCCTCGTCGACGGTCCCGCCGAGCGTGAACCGGAGCAGGTCCGTGCTCTCCGCCAGCGCCGTACGCAGGGCGTCCACCGTTGCGATCAGACGGGACGATCCCGGGCTCGCGCTAGTCATCCGGCCACCCGCCAGTCCTGACGTCCTCGGCGGCGTTGTCGCCGTAGACCCGAATGTTCGCACGCATGGTGTGGCCTCTTCTTCGGTGTCGTCCGGGTCGTTGATCAAACCACCACTGGCTGAAGACCCCCGCCAGGCGTGGCCCGATGAAGATCACGATCGGGTTTCGGGGGGCAACCTGGTCGCCGGGCCGGACGTCCTGACCAACGCTGATCTTCGCGCCCACCCAAGGGACACTCGTGCTTCGTATCGCCACCACCGGGATGACGTCCGTCCTCATCCTCGCCACATTAACGGCCGCTCCCGCCCTCGCCGACGGGGCGGCGTCCATCGCGCTCGCCGCCCAGACCGCTTCCGTCGACCCCGACAACCCCACGACCACGATCACCGGGAAGGTCGTCGCCGCGGACGGAACCCCCGCCGCGAGCACCCCGGTCGACCTGTCCACGAACACCGGATGGGGCTCGGTCGACGACGCCACCACCGCCGCCGACGGCACCTTCACTGCGACGCTGAGGCCCAACGGGGCGAGCGACTCGGTGAGCGTCTGGGCCGATGTGCCGTCGCTCGGACTCCACTCCGAGGTGGTGACCGTCCAGGTCGTCCATGGGAAGACGCAGACGACCCTGATCGGGAACAGGGCCGGCCTGGACGAGGGCCAGCCCCTCACCCTCAGCGGTCAGGTCACCTACCAGGGCAGGCCGCTGTCCGGACGGACGGTCGTCATCGACCCCGCCGTCGACCCGTCACGCTGCACCACGCCCATGTACACCTTCCGGGCCAGCACGGACACCGAAGGCCGGTTCAGCAGCACCATCAAGCCGCCCTGCACCGCGACCTACGTCGCGCGGTCACCCGCGGTCGGTCTTTACGAAGGCTCCACTGCGAGCCTCCCCGCAGTCAGCGTCCGGCCGGCCACGAAGACCTCGCTGTCGGCGACCATGGACGCCTACGGGCGTTTCCGGGCGCGGGGCACCCTGTACGCGGCCTCCGCCGGCGGAGACGTGAACGGCAAGCAGGTGCTCCTCGAATACTCCCCCAACGGCCGCACCGGCTGGCAGACCGCCCGCCGGATGAAGACCAGTCAGGGACAGTTCAGCGCCTCGTTCAACGTGAACAACTCCGGCTACTGGCGGGCTCGCTTCGCCGGGGACACCACCGCGGCCCCCTCCTCCAGTTCCGTGCGCAAGACATGGCGATGGTCGACCTCGATGTCCACGCTGAAGG
The sequence above is a segment of the Actinomadura coerulea genome. Coding sequences within it:
- a CDS encoding FhaA domain-containing protein, giving the protein MGVIQRFERRLEGMVEGAFARAFKSELQPVEVASAVQREMDDRAAIVAQGRTLVPNDFVVEISQQDGQRLQVYADSLSQELANLAREYAKEQGYSFVGPVRVRFENAGDLATGMFRIRSGVIRGSTVEGGEIRRPVSDVPQGGRGGVFGGHPRLLVTTAVEGSDTTQRTYEINTPVTLLGRGTDCDLRLVDPGVSRHHAEIRVEGPEIALVDLGSTNGSFVNGQPIRRVTLVDGSRVTMGRTTLVFRRDRE
- a CDS encoding Stp1/IreP family PP2C-type Ser/Thr phosphatase, translating into MTLGIRYAARSDVGMLREGNEDSAYAGAHLLAVADGMGGHVGGEIASAAAIEALRALDKDLPATELLAALEHTVKTANDNLHRIVESDPALQGMGTTLTAMLWAGNQVALVHIGDSRAYLLRDGSLFQITHDHTLVQSLVDEGRISPDEAASHPQRSLLLRALDGRGEVDPDLSLREAKAGDRYLLCSDGLSGVVTAETIFQVLTDIDDPEQAVRQLIDLANRGGGPDNITCVVADVVDLERQPPTGGPGHAVGAAANAAPPEPPGGGTGPNTTVADTPAGRAAQLRETRPQPPVAVDEMPPPQAPMPMSDPMGPPPAPGAMPQAQQMRGRRGGTRRWTWLVVVAGVVVVGVVAGGFVLLQNVRNGYYVGANKDGEVVLYRGTTQKVPGLSLSREAAKKEQPKQPIMVADLPQALQAQVKDTYTVDGPKALKQLENAVCKYSLVGEGGKVVMVKGREQQDCRQTSVKKSDIRIDELPASDVTAVEKGTLVFIGQKAAQARLDQLGAHREECKQRTPSIKDCPSSGGSS
- a CDS encoding FHA domain-containing protein FhaB/FipA, with product MSPFTLTLIKLAFLAVLWLFVIAAVGVIRADLFGSKAASKAAARASQPRPPRAARQPKPPRPQHSAQHGAPSKLVVVQGERAGTVIDLTGVPITIGRANDATLVVTDDYASSRHARLFAQDGQWIVEDLGSTNGTYLGRTKVSRPMPVPPGVPVRIGKTVIELRK